One genomic segment of Paenibacillus xylanexedens includes these proteins:
- a CDS encoding right-handed parallel beta-helix repeat-containing protein: MKLFPSTSTHASVRSERSLKSKMAQICLSAAFPLLLIGGGAAGAEELIESNLQNPSESVATSNIALAAGDLYVSPGGSASNPGTLNSPTSLANALTQIAPGKTIYLRGGNYSFSQTITIERGNSGTSSQRKNLVAYGSEKPVFDFSAQAFASTNRGLQMFGDYWFVKGLEVKGAGDNGIFIGGSYNRLEQIEAHHNRDTGIQMGRYASTAAKSEWPAYNEVIRSYSHNNYDPDDGEDADGFAAKLTVGPGNVFDGCIAAYNVDDGWDLYSKTDTGAIGAVTIRNSIAYANGATADGTSTSNSDGNGFKLGGEKIAVNHIVENSIAFNNKKHGFTYNSNPGSIQMKNNTSWNNGQSNFAFDVGTHIFTNNLSFQGGASDKTSGTDVSSTNVWWKNKKSENAKGLLASAADFVSLVPSVTRSADGTPVLGNFLKLAGGSDLVGSGTPSGTNIGAR; the protein is encoded by the coding sequence ATGAAATTATTCCCATCTACATCTACTCATGCATCTGTACGATCCGAACGTTCTCTGAAATCGAAAATGGCCCAGATCTGTCTGAGCGCCGCGTTCCCTCTATTATTGATTGGTGGTGGAGCGGCTGGTGCTGAAGAGCTGATCGAGAGCAATTTGCAAAATCCCTCTGAATCGGTGGCGACTTCGAATATCGCGCTTGCTGCGGGTGATCTGTATGTGTCTCCTGGCGGTTCAGCCAGCAATCCGGGAACACTGAACAGCCCTACGTCACTCGCTAACGCATTGACCCAGATCGCCCCAGGCAAGACCATCTATCTGCGCGGCGGCAACTACAGCTTCTCCCAGACCATTACCATTGAACGTGGCAATAGCGGCACATCGAGCCAACGCAAAAACCTGGTGGCGTATGGATCGGAAAAACCGGTCTTTGATTTCTCCGCTCAAGCCTTCGCTTCCACCAATCGGGGGTTGCAAATGTTCGGAGACTACTGGTTCGTCAAAGGGCTTGAGGTGAAGGGTGCGGGCGATAACGGTATCTTCATCGGGGGCAGTTACAACCGTCTGGAGCAGATCGAAGCTCATCACAACCGGGATACGGGTATTCAAATGGGACGCTATGCTTCCACAGCCGCCAAGAGTGAATGGCCTGCATATAATGAAGTGATTCGTTCTTACTCCCACAACAACTATGACCCGGATGACGGCGAGGATGCAGACGGTTTTGCGGCCAAACTGACCGTAGGCCCGGGCAATGTCTTCGACGGTTGTATCGCGGCCTATAACGTGGACGATGGTTGGGATCTGTATAGCAAAACAGACACAGGTGCCATTGGCGCGGTTACGATCCGTAACAGCATCGCCTACGCGAACGGTGCAACCGCAGACGGCACTTCTACCTCCAACAGTGACGGTAACGGCTTCAAGCTGGGTGGCGAGAAGATTGCAGTGAATCATATCGTTGAGAACAGCATTGCGTTTAACAATAAAAAGCACGGCTTCACCTACAACAGCAATCCCGGTTCGATCCAGATGAAAAATAACACCTCCTGGAACAATGGGCAAAGCAACTTTGCCTTTGATGTAGGCACCCATATCTTCACCAACAACCTGTCATTCCAAGGCGGCGCCAGCGACAAAACAAGTGGAACCGACGTCAGCAGCACCAACGTCTGGTGGAAAAACAAAAAAAGCGAGAACGCCAAAGGCCTGCTCGCCAGCGCAGCCGACTTTGTCTCCCTCGTGCCTTCGGTAACGCGTAGTGCGGACGGAACGCCTGTCCTGGGCAATTTCCTCAAGCTTGCGGGTGGCAGTGATCTGGTAGGGTCAGGTACGCCATCGGGTACGAATATTGGTGCGAGATAG
- a CDS encoding DUF6809 family protein produces the protein MKDNMSNLIEDLFHGNLRLDESIHPEQAEYQEINRQISDLMQDYKTQLTGNEYDALEQLIDLIGQSTSMYVEAAFEQGFRTGGRLMIEVLAKT, from the coding sequence ATGAAGGATAACATGTCAAACCTGATCGAGGATTTGTTTCACGGAAACCTGCGGTTGGACGAGTCGATTCATCCTGAGCAAGCTGAGTATCAGGAGATCAATCGCCAGATATCGGACCTGATGCAGGATTACAAAACACAGCTTACGGGGAACGAATACGATGCTTTGGAGCAACTGATCGACTTGATCGGACAATCCACGTCGATGTATGTGGAAGCGGCGTTTGAGCAAGGTTTTCGTACAGGCGGCAGACTGATGATTGAGGTTTTAGCCAAAACATAA